From the Lathyrus oleraceus cultivar Zhongwan6 chromosome 4, CAAS_Psat_ZW6_1.0, whole genome shotgun sequence genome, one window contains:
- the LOC127074312 gene encoding AT-hook motif nuclear-localized protein 8, which yields MDSRSPPPPPTMMVGPTSYAPTNTSMISPNSSTTNIMSPATARFPFTSQQQPDPFAVTHDSPSSPSTLAKKKRGRPRKYSPDGNIALALAPNRVSSPAAATSASAGDSGNAEAPAKKHRGRPPGSGKKQLDALGAGGIGFTPHVVLVESGEDITEKVMAFSQSGPRTVCILSANGAVSSATLRQPSGGIARYEGQFEIISLSGDMHLSENSGEHSRPSSLYVSLAGADGRVLGGAVAGVLIAASTIQVIVGSFIMDLKKSSSSMVKSGPSSAPTSQMLNFGAPTTPTSPTSQGPSTESSEENDHNSNFSRGPALYNNANQPVHNNMQQMYHHPLWAGQTHQ from the exons ATGGATTCCCGCTCACCTCCACCACCACCAACCATGATGGTGGGACCCACATCTTACGCTCCGACTAACACCTCCATGATCAGCCCTAATTCCTCCACCACCAACATCATGTCTCCGGCCACCGCTCGTTTTCCTTTCACCTCGCAGCAGCAACCGGACCCGTTCGCCGTCACTCACGACAGCCCTTCTTCGCCGTCCACCCTCGCCAAGAAAAAGCGTGGCCGGCCGAGGAAATACTCCCCGGACGGTAACATTGCCCTTGCTTTGGCTCCGAATCGAGTTTCTTCCCCTGCCGCTGCTACATCCGCTTCTGCTGGAGATTCGGGAAACGCGGAGGCTCCTGCCAAGAAACATAGAGGAAGACCTCCTGGCTCTGGGAAGAAACAGTTAGATGCGCTTG GAGCTGGTGGGATTGGATTCACTCCACACGTAGTCTTGGTGGAGTCTGGTGAG GACATTACGGAAAAAGTTATGGCCTTTAGTCAGTCAGGCCCTCGAACAGTTTGTATTCTTTCTGCCAATGGTGCAGTCAGCAGTGCAACCCTTCGACAGCCATCTGGTGGTATTGCAAGATACGAG GGCCAATTTGAGATCATATCGTTATCAGGTGATATGCACCTATCTGAAAACAGTGGTGAGCATAGCAGACCAAGCAGTTTATACGTTTCTCTTGCAGGGGCTGATGGACGAGTTTTGGGTGGTGCAGTTGCTGGAGTGCTAATTGCAGCCTCAACGATACAG GTCATTGTGGGTAGCTTTATTATGGATTTGAAAAAGTCAAGCTCAAGTATGGTGAAATCTGGGCCTTCTTCAGCACCAACTTCCCAAATGTTGAACTTCGGTGCACCTACAACTCCAACCAGTCCTACTTCTCAAGGGCCTTCAACTGAGTCATCGGAGGAAAATGATCATAATAGTAATTTTAGTAGGGGCCCTGCACTCTACAACAATGCTAATCAGCCTGTTCATAATAATATGCAGCAGATGTACCACCATCCACTATGGGCCGGCCAAACTCATCAGTGA